GTGAAGCAGAGATAGTGATGTTAGGTAATTTACACCCTTTAGTACAACAAGGTGTTTTAGACCAAATGACTAAAAAGCCAAAATTAGCTATTTTAGACACTATGAATTTCTGGATGGACATCGCCTTAGATGATTTAATTTCAGTAATTAAAAATGTAGACGTTATTACTATTAATGATGAAGAGGCAAGACAATTAACTGGAGAATACAGTTTAGTCGTTGCTGCTAGAAAGATTCATGAAATGGGACCAAAATATGTAGTTATTAAAAAAGGAGAGCACGGTGCTTTACTTTTCCATGATGACCATATGTTTTACGCACCTGCTTTACCATTAGAAGAAGTCTTTGATCCAACAGGAGCTGGAGATACTTTTGCTGGTGGATTTGCTGGATATTTAGCAAGCAGTGGAGATATTAGTTTCGAAAACATGAAAAATGCAGTAATCTACGGATCTACTTTAGCATCCTTTTGTGTCGAGAAATTTGGAACAGAACGCATGGTAACCTTGAAAAAAGAGGAAGTCAACAAACGTTTGCTGGAATTTAAGAAACTGACACAGTTCGATATAGAATTAACATAAACTAACGCGCTCATAATTATGAGCGCGTTTTTTATTTTTATTATTTTAATAAAAACAACTCACAACACAACAACAATGAGTGATGCTTTAAAACACGAGTGCGGAATTGCACTTATTAGATTACGTAAACCTTTAGAATTTTACAAAGAGAAATATGGTAGTGCATTTTATGGTGTAAATAAAATGTATTTAATGATGGAAAAGCAACACAATCGCGGTCAAGATGGTGCTGGTTTTGCAAGTATTAAAATGGACACATTGCCAGGAGAACGTTATATTAGTCGTGTACGCTCAATCGCACAACAACCTATACAGGATATTTTTGCTCAAATTAATGACCGTATTAATAAAGAATTAGCAGATCATCCAGAATACCAAGATAGCGTTGCCCTTCAAAAAAAGCACATCCCTTATATTGGAGAGCTATTATTAGGTCACGTACGTTATGGAACTTTTGGTAAAAACAGCGTAGAAAGTGTACATCCTTTTTTAAGACAAAATAACTGGATGCACCGTAACCTGATTTTAGCAGGTAACTTTAACATGACTAATGTTAAGGAGCTTTTTCAAAGTTTAGTTGATCTTGGACAACACCCAAAAGAATATACGGACACCATTACTATAATGGAAAAAATAGGTCACTTTTTAGATGATGCTGTAAGCAAAATTTATAAAGAACTTAAAAACGAAGGTTATGGTAAGCATGAATGCTCTCCTTTAATAGCTGAACGTTTAAAAATTGCTAAAATATTAAGACGCGCTGCAAAAAACTGGGATGGTGGTTATGCTATGGCAGGTTTAATTGGACATGGAGATGCTTTTGTACTGCGTGATCCAGCAGGAATACGCCCAGTGTACTATTACACTGATGACGAGATTGTTGTTGTCGCTTCAGAGCGTCCAGTAATACAAACCGTATTTAATGTAGAATTTGATGATGTCAAGGAGTTAACGCCAGGCCATGCTTTAATCTCTAAAAAATCTGGTGCAGTTTCAATAAAAAAAATATTAGAACCTTTAGAACGCAAATCATGTAGTTTTGAGCGTATTTACTTTTCTAGAGGAAGTGATGCCGAAATATATCAAGAACGTAAAATGTTGGGTCGCTTATTAATGCCGAAAGTTTTAAAGGCAATTGATAATGATACAGAAAATTCTGTATTTTCATACATACCCAATACAGCAGAAACGTCGTTTTACGGGATGATTGAAACTGTAGAAGAGCATTTAAACGAAAAGAAAACAAAAGCTATTTTAAACGGTAACGGAAAGTTATCCGCAGATCAAGTGACGTCTATTTTAAAAGAAAGACCTCGTATCGAAAAAATAGCTATAAAGGATGTAAAACTAAGAACCTTTATTACGGAAGACAGTAGTCGTGACGACTTAGTTGCACACGTTTACGATGTCACTTACGGTGTTATCAAACCAACGGATAACTTGGTTATTATTGACGATAGTATTGTACGTGGGACAACCTTAAAAAAGAGTATTATTAAAATGATGGACAGATTACATCCTAAAAAGATTGTAATTGTATCCTCAGCACCACAAATACGTTTTCCTGATTGCTATGGTATTGATATGGCTAATCTAGAAACTTTAGTTGCTTTTAATGCTGCTTTAGCCTTACTTAAAGAAAATGGTAAGTACGACTTAGTAGAAGAAGTTTACCACAGATGTAAAGCACAAGAAGGATTATTAGATAAAGATGTTAAGAATTTTGTAAACGAAATATATGATCAGTTTACGACAGAACAAATTTCGGCTAAAATATCTGAGCTCTTAACAGACGATTCAGTAAAAGCTGAAGTGGAAATTATTTTTCAACCAGTATCTAACCTGCATAAAGCTATTCCTGATCATTTAGGAGATTGGTATTTTACAGGTAATTACCCGACTGCTGGAGGAAACAGAGTGGTTAACAGAGCATTTATTAATTTTTATGAAGGCAACAAAGAACGCGCCTATTAAACCTAATTTATTAGCTTTTTTCTTACACTCAGGCGTTTAAGCGAATATATTTACATTTTGACCCTGTTTTACAATAATTGAATTTATTTGTCGTTATATTTGAGCTTACCATAACATAAGTAGGTTAAGTTCATGGTAGATTTGGGGCAAAAAAGGAGAACACTTGTTCTCCTTTTTTATTTTACAAAATTTAAAAACAGATCTTTTAGAGCATAAAAAAAAGCAGATTCATAAAAATGAATCTGCTTTTATATTTTATAAACGTTTTAAAAGCTTATTTAGCTTCTGCATAACGTCTTTCAACTTCATTCCAGTTAATTACATTAAAGAAAGCATCAATATAATCAGGTCTTCTGTTTTGGTAGTTTAAGTAATAAGCATGCTCCCAAACATCTAATCCTAAGATTGGAGTTCCTTCGCAAGTTACACCTGGCATTAATGGATTATCTTGGTTTGGAGTAGAACATACTTCAACCTTTCCACCTTTATGCACACATAACCAAGCCCAACCTGAACCAAATTGTGTTGCTGCTGCTTTACTAAAAGCATCTTTAAAAGCTTCAAAAGAGCCATAAGCTGCTTCAATAGCATCTTTTAAATCTCCAGACAAACGTCCTTTTCCTTCTGGATTCATAACTTCCCAAAACAATGAGTGGTTATAAAAACCTCCACCGTTATTTCTAACAGCCATATTTTTCATATCCAAGTTAGCAAGAATATCTTCGATAGATTTCCCTTCTAAATCAGTTCCTTCTATAGCAGCATTTAATTTAGTTGTATAACCGTTATGGTGCTTAGTGTAGTGTATCTCCATTGTACGTGCATCGATATTTGGTTCTAATGCATCATACGCGTATTTTAATTTTGGTAATTCAAATGCCATGATTGTATGTTTTTAAATATTAATATTCAATTTTATCAAAAATAAACATTAAAGCTTTCAATCGAAAATATTTAGGGACTCTATTAATTCTATTTAATAATATTTTAACACCAGAAACTAATTATTACAGATTGTTTTAAAATTAATTTAACAACCATAATATTGTTATTATCTTGTCTAAAATTAAAAAATAAATGTCCAAAACAACTCCTTTTAAAGTTTACGATGCCTCCGCAGGAAGTGGAAAAACCTTTGCATTAGTTAAGGAGTATTTAAAATTATTATTTACCGCCACTTACAACGATGGCTTTAAACAAATACTAGCCATAACCTTTACCAATAAAGCAGTTGGCGAGATGAAAACTAGAATTTTAGACACCTTAAAACAGTTTTCTGAGCCTGAGATTAGCGCAGACACAAATGGGATGTTTAAAGCTATTACAGAAGAGTTAGCATTGCAACCAAAAGATGTCCATCAAAAAGCCATTGTTTTGTTAAATACAATCATGCATAATTATGCTGCTTTTGACATCTCTACTATTGATGGTTTTAATCACAAATTAATTAGAACGTTTGCACATGATTTAAAAATTCCGATAAATTTTGAAGTCGAGCTAGACACACCTTCTTTACTAAGTCAAGCTGTAGATAGTTTAATTGCTAAAGCAGGAACAGATAAAAAGCTAACCAAGGTTTTAATAGATTTTGCTTTAGAAAAAGCAGATGATGATAAGAGTTGGGATGTCTCTAGAGACTTTAATACCATTGCTAAACTTTTAATTAACGATAACGATTTACCACATTTAGAAAGTATAAAACATAAAACGTTAGAAGATTTTAGTGGCCTGAAGTCGCAACTTATTAAACAAATTGCTAATCAAGAAGTACTAATTGCAGAACTAGCTAATAATCTATTATCTGTGTTTGAAGCCAATGGATTAGACCAAAAAAGCTTTTCTAGAGGAACATTATTTAATCATTTTGTAAAGATTTCTAATTTAGAATTTTATAAAATTTACGACAATCAATTAGCAAATAACATAGCAGAAGGCAAACTCTACACAAAAACATTAGATTCCGCGAAAGCGCAAGCAATAGATCAACTTTTACCACAAATAGAAACCGTTTATCACAAAATAAAGGCGACCGTATTAGATGTCAAATTCTTAAGAGCGGTGTACAAAAATGTAACACCATTATCTGTCCTAAATGCTATTAACAAAGAGTTAACACTAATAAAAGAAGACGAAAACAAATTACTAATATCAGAATTTAACACCTTAATTAGTAAAGAAATTAAAAACCAACCGACGCCTTTTATATATGAACGCTTGGGCGAAAAGTTTAGACATTATTTTATTGACGAGTTTCAGGACACATCGCAAATGCAATGGGAAAACTTGATTCCGTTGATAGAAAACACGCTTACCGGACAGAATCTAAAAGGAGAACAAGGAACGGCAATGTTAGTGGGTGATGCTAAACAAGCCATTTATAGATGGCGAGGCGGAAAAGCAGAACAGTTTATTGGTCTAACAAAAGAAGACAATCCTTTTCCTGTCGAAAAAGAAGTGGTCAGACTAGAATATAATTACAGGAGTTATAAAAATGTTATTGAATTTAATAATCAGTTTTTTGAGTATTTATCAAAAACCAGCTTTAGCAGCCCCGACTATTCCGACTTATATAATAAAGCCAAACAAAAACCGGTTATTAAACATGAAGGTTATGTCAATCTGAATTTTCTAGACATACAAAGCACGGATGACATAAACCAATTATACCCTGAAACTGTCTTTGAAACTATAAACCAGTGTTTAGAAAACAACTACAACCTTAAAGACATCTGTATATTAGTTAGAAAGAAAAAAGAAGGTGTTGCCATAGCCGAGTATTTAAGCGATAAAGGCGTGCGCATTACATCCTCAGAAACTATGCTTATCAACAACTCTGAAGATGTTAGACTGGCTGTCAATATTTTTAGATTATTAGTTAACCCTAATAATCTTGAAGTTAAAATTAAAGTCTTAGATTATATTGCTAGTCTTAATGCTATCGAAGATAAACATCAGTTTTTTAAAACCCATTTAAACTTACCGTTACAAGCGTTTTTTGAAAGCTTTAAGTTATTTGATATTGATTGTGACCCAACACAATTAGTTCAGCTGTCTTTATACGATTTAACGGAAAGTATAGTGAGAGGGTTTAACCTGACCAAAAACTCGAATGCCTATATCCAGTATTTTTTAGATATCATTTTAGAGTTTTCTCAAAAGAAGATTTCGGACATCCCTGGATTTTTGGACTATTACGATACTAAAAAAGACAGTTTAAATATCGTGTCGCCAAGTAATCAAAATGCGATTCAGATTATGACGATTCATAAATCAAAAGGGTTGGAATTTCCGGTAGTAATTTTCCCATATGCCCAATTAGAAATTTATAGAGAAATGGAACCTAAAGAATGGTTTCCGTTAGACCAAAGCCAATTTAATGGCTTTTCAAAAACATTGATCAACTTTAACAAAGATTTTGAAGACTTCGGAGACACAGGGAAATCAATCTATTTAAAACACAGATCGGAACAAGAATTAGATAATATGAATTTGTTATATGTAGCCTTAACACGTCCAATCGAACAACTTTATGTGATTTCTAAAAAAGAAAACCAAACCAAAGCAGGTGTTAAATTTGACAGTTACTCTGGGCTATTAATGAATTACCTCATGCAACAAGGGGTATGGAATGACAATCAATTAGAATATAGCTTTGGACAACAAAAACGCGAAGTAATACCTGAAGAAAAACCGGAAACAACTCAGGAAACCGAACAATTTATTAGTGTTGCCAAACAAGATCATGATAT
This portion of the Olleya sp. Bg11-27 genome encodes:
- a CDS encoding PfkB family carbohydrate kinase; its protein translation is MSKLVIVGTVAFDAIETPFGKTDKILGGAATYIGLSASNFNVDQAAVSVVGGDFPQEYLDLLTDRNVNIEGVEIVKDGKTFFWSGKYHNDMNSRDTLATELNVLEHFNPVVPENYREAEIVMLGNLHPLVQQGVLDQMTKKPKLAILDTMNFWMDIALDDLISVIKNVDVITINDEEARQLTGEYSLVVAARKIHEMGPKYVVIKKGEHGALLFHDDHMFYAPALPLEEVFDPTGAGDTFAGGFAGYLASSGDISFENMKNAVIYGSTLASFCVEKFGTERMVTLKKEEVNKRLLEFKKLTQFDIELT
- a CDS encoding amidophosphoribosyltransferase, yielding MSDALKHECGIALIRLRKPLEFYKEKYGSAFYGVNKMYLMMEKQHNRGQDGAGFASIKMDTLPGERYISRVRSIAQQPIQDIFAQINDRINKELADHPEYQDSVALQKKHIPYIGELLLGHVRYGTFGKNSVESVHPFLRQNNWMHRNLILAGNFNMTNVKELFQSLVDLGQHPKEYTDTITIMEKIGHFLDDAVSKIYKELKNEGYGKHECSPLIAERLKIAKILRRAAKNWDGGYAMAGLIGHGDAFVLRDPAGIRPVYYYTDDEIVVVASERPVIQTVFNVEFDDVKELTPGHALISKKSGAVSIKKILEPLERKSCSFERIYFSRGSDAEIYQERKMLGRLLMPKVLKAIDNDTENSVFSYIPNTAETSFYGMIETVEEHLNEKKTKAILNGNGKLSADQVTSILKERPRIEKIAIKDVKLRTFITEDSSRDDLVAHVYDVTYGVIKPTDNLVIIDDSIVRGTTLKKSIIKMMDRLHPKKIVIVSSAPQIRFPDCYGIDMANLETLVAFNAALALLKENGKYDLVEEVYHRCKAQEGLLDKDVKNFVNEIYDQFTTEQISAKISELLTDDSVKAEVEIIFQPVSNLHKAIPDHLGDWYFTGNYPTAGGNRVVNRAFINFYEGNKERAY
- a CDS encoding superoxide dismutase; this encodes MAFELPKLKYAYDALEPNIDARTMEIHYTKHHNGYTTKLNAAIEGTDLEGKSIEDILANLDMKNMAVRNNGGGFYNHSLFWEVMNPEGKGRLSGDLKDAIEAAYGSFEAFKDAFSKAAATQFGSGWAWLCVHKGGKVEVCSTPNQDNPLMPGVTCEGTPILGLDVWEHAYYLNYQNRRPDYIDAFFNVINWNEVERRYAEAK
- a CDS encoding UvrD-helicase domain-containing protein; the protein is MSKTTPFKVYDASAGSGKTFALVKEYLKLLFTATYNDGFKQILAITFTNKAVGEMKTRILDTLKQFSEPEISADTNGMFKAITEELALQPKDVHQKAIVLLNTIMHNYAAFDISTIDGFNHKLIRTFAHDLKIPINFEVELDTPSLLSQAVDSLIAKAGTDKKLTKVLIDFALEKADDDKSWDVSRDFNTIAKLLINDNDLPHLESIKHKTLEDFSGLKSQLIKQIANQEVLIAELANNLLSVFEANGLDQKSFSRGTLFNHFVKISNLEFYKIYDNQLANNIAEGKLYTKTLDSAKAQAIDQLLPQIETVYHKIKATVLDVKFLRAVYKNVTPLSVLNAINKELTLIKEDENKLLISEFNTLISKEIKNQPTPFIYERLGEKFRHYFIDEFQDTSQMQWENLIPLIENTLTGQNLKGEQGTAMLVGDAKQAIYRWRGGKAEQFIGLTKEDNPFPVEKEVVRLEYNYRSYKNVIEFNNQFFEYLSKTSFSSPDYSDLYNKAKQKPVIKHEGYVNLNFLDIQSTDDINQLYPETVFETINQCLENNYNLKDICILVRKKKEGVAIAEYLSDKGVRITSSETMLINNSEDVRLAVNIFRLLVNPNNLEVKIKVLDYIASLNAIEDKHQFFKTHLNLPLQAFFESFKLFDIDCDPTQLVQLSLYDLTESIVRGFNLTKNSNAYIQYFLDIILEFSQKKISDIPGFLDYYDTKKDSLNIVSPSNQNAIQIMTIHKSKGLEFPVVIFPYAQLEIYREMEPKEWFPLDQSQFNGFSKTLINFNKDFEDFGDTGKSIYLKHRSEQELDNMNLLYVALTRPIEQLYVISKKENQTKAGVKFDSYSGLLMNYLMQQGVWNDNQLEYSFGQQKREVIPEEKPETTQETEQFISVAKQDHDIKIITKSGYLWDTEQENAIEKGNLIHDIMAEIKTQEEVTAVIEDYINSGIINKEQSLLLKDTINSIINHPELKEYYSNDYTIYNERDIISKSGAIIRPDRFVIKDNDVIILDYKTGLPDPKYQEQLENYSDILKEMNYSVSKKILIYINDDIKIKTY